TACACTGTTTCATACCCGACTTCTAACCTGAGTAAATATTCATCTAGCACACAAAGTTAAAAAGTTATTCCTATCTTGAACAAGGGAAACTTTTTCCAAAcatgtctttttttgtgtttgttttcatggtatttctataaaatgagtcctattagaagaaatatatattattctgaAGATATTTGTGACTGTTTTGaccttgtttctgttttctttagatTGTGGTATCTGAATGGTGACTATTTGGTTCTGTTGGTGTCATTGATACTTATTCTTCCTTTGTCGCTGTTTAGAAATTTAGGTGAGCAAACTGATCTGTAAAAGAGAATTGAAATGAGCCTTTCACCAGTTAGTTGGGCTTTCTCTTAATAGAAATTAGTCAGAATGAAAAAGCCCTAGAAAGGTGTATCTTTGGGACTCACAGCATGCAACATTTAGGAgccaaaatatttaattgacacTATATATTGTACTTTGTAAGAAATAATGCAAATCATAGTTTTTATTAGCTTGGGTTATGAcaagtatatttaaataattctataTTTTAGTATCATAAGAATTAGAAATTTAGTACTGTAGCCATACTTTAGTGCCTAAAGTCTTCCCAGCAGAATTGAGTTATTCAGtgggaaaaatatatttgctttaaatCTGTTTCATTAAACTAATACTGATTCCTGCCACCCCCCTTCTAGGATATTTGGGATATACCAGTGGCTTTTCCTTGTTGTGTATGGTGTTCTTTCTGATTGTGGTGGGTatgatttttctttagaaaatattttttgtaaaccCTGCCATGTCACTTAGTTtaacacatgcaaaataatatatttttaggtCATTTGCAAGAAATTTCAGGTTCCGTGTCCTGTGGAAGCTGCTTTGATAATTAATGAAACAATAAACACCACCTTAACACAGCCAACAGCTCTTGTACCTGATTTGTCACATAACGTGACTGAAAATGACTCCTGCAGACctcactattttattttcaactcaCAGGTAACTAAGTATGcttattttctcaaaagaagagtttagggaagaaaagagggaagctattcactggaaatttaaaaataactcccaGGATAAAGGGAGGAGGATAACAGGTACTTCTTAGAAAACATGTGATAAGCTAATTATTGAGGACTGTGAGGAAAGTTTTGGTTTACATCTTAAAATAGATCGAAaaatgagataatcatatggtgcTAATAATCGACACATTCAGAAGTGAGGATATTGATCATACTTCTTGAACAGATTAGAGGAATGGAAGCTAATTACACAAAGGAAACTTTTAGGCTTTGATTCTAAGattgtttacataaaatatatgctgCAGAAATGTGACAGCATGAGTTTGTTACATCAGATTAAGTAGGTTTTTACGTTTTGTTTCAGACTGTCTACGCTGTGCCAATTCTGACCTTTTCATTTGTCTGTCATCCTGCTATTCTTCCCATCTATGAAGAACTGAAAGAGtgagtatttcatttttatatcagttTGAGAAAATATTAGACAACTGCTGTAACTGCTGCTGAAATAcacatttgaattttcttttgaattatatAGCCGCAGCCGTAGAAGAATGATGAATGTGTCCAAGATTTCATTTTTTGCTATGTTTCTCATGTATCTGCTTGCTGCCCTCTTTGGATACCTAACATTTTACGGTAAATAATGCCTCCTttaccggaaaaaaaaaaaatcttattgaaATGAAACTGCTACTTTTCTGTGTATAGTTCCATCACTTTAAAAATAGtcttaatatatttcatatttgtgATGAGAAATTATATTTAGAGCTTAGAATTTTCTGTAGTGTATTTAATCAGTAATATCTAGAATCCAGGTTTGaaaacatcattaatcatttgATGGCATGTTTGTATGATATGCCAGCCTCTGAGTTCATCTTGCCTGTCTCCTCTCCCATCACCTTCAGACTGTATAACACAAACACAAATTATAAGCCAAGCCAGGAGATTTAGCTGTTTAACTCCTGTTGCTTTTAATGGGAGTCATGTGGCTAAATCTCTATGTGGTATTTAGAAAAATTTTCCTTCAATGTTACTTTAATTGCATTAACCATAATTCGAAACTAATCTTATTAGCCTCTTAGTTTATAGTTGTTTTGTGAGTAGCTAAATTAACTGGTGCACATTTTGCTGTTAAATTTTCTACTTGGTCTTCAATGAAAACAGACACTCAAAAGTTTTTTTGGTATTTCCCTGTAGAACATGTTGAGTCAGAATTGCTTCATACCTACTCTACTATCTTGGGAACTGATATTCTTCTTCTCATTGTCCGTCTGGCTGTGTTAGTGGCTGTGACCCTGACAGTACCAGTAGTTATTTTCCCAGTAAGTAATCACTTGCTCTGCTTTCAGTAGGAATGAGTTTTTAAACATGTGAATATTTGTGAGATTTTCATCTTCTGGAAGAAGGGAAACACCAGTAGAACAACACTGAGTTGGTGGTGGTTTTgaagggacttttaaaaaatacagtgtatattttcaaaatacccTGGGGACTTTTTTTTCACCATAAGATATAAAATGATCTTTTAAGTGTTCAGATGTTCAGGAAACAGCAGAGAAAGAGGCAcagttttatttagaaatagttACTATTTTGGATAGATTCCTTGTTACTTGGGCATTCCTTTCATTCATTGGagctggatttttaaattttatattgctattatttttaaaagacgttttatttatttatttatttttgcagatcCGGAGTTCTGTAACTCACTTGTTGTGTGCATCAAAAGATTTCAGTTGGTGGCGTCATAGTCTCATCACAGTGTCTATCTTGGCATTTACCAATTTACTTGTCATCTTTGTCCCAACTATTAGGGATATCTTTGGTTTTATTGGTAAGTTTTAGAAAGTGTCAAAGTTGATTCAGACATCAAGGATTTTAAGATTTAAAGAAAGAATGACAAGTGGTTCATTGAATCCTCAAGAAACAAATGTTCTTTTACAGGTGCATCTGCAGCTGCtatgttgatttttattcttccttctgccttctaTATCAAGTTGGTGAAGAAAGAACCTATGAAATCTGTACAAAAGATTGGGGTGAGTGAAAGATTATCACCATAGAAACAGTAGTAATCTAAATTTCTCTaactgattttaattttattctcgTAGCTGTTATTTGTTGTGGTTTCACTTTGAAGTTTCCAGTAAACATTTTTGTAATAGTATACTTCACAGATGGAAGGTTgcggagggaaggggaaagataGTTTGCCATCTAATAAATACTTAAGTTAATTGCAATAAAGTTATTAGATACTTTGGAGATAGGAATAGGGATGAAGACTAGCGTGAGATACTAAGCTTTCAACATTTGTTCAACCAGTTTTCATTGGACTGCCTACTGTGTGACAGGGACTTAAATgggcattgaatatataaaagagaaggaagggcaTTTCGTTGAATGAGACTGACCATCTTCAGAGTGAAGCTCTCAGGGAGGCCATCTCTCCATAGTGTTTACTATTACGTACCTACTCGAAAATGTGGTACCAGCTGGTGGCAGAGAATGATGTGCTAACCAAAAATGATGTGGTTCCTAGTACCAGAATCCTGGTGGGTGGTATTTAGGAAAAAGACTGCTTTTTAGTCATTATTTTCCACCTTCACTCTGCTCTGATTAAAGTACTGGAATTGTTTATAAACCAACAACTGTCATCTTGTTTTACTCTAAATTACATAGTGGCAGTATTGAAGGGTAGGATTTAGGAATTAGTATTTCCTGGGAAGACCTCTGGCTTTGACTTTTGCTGCATTTTAGGATGTTTTGGGTTTGATTTTGTGACTTTACTTTTGCtctaaaaaattgcaaaaaatccAGTCCAGCTCTATATGAAGCAGTTTGTTTAGCAAGAAAATTCCCTTTTCACTTGAGACAAAggaatgaaaaagtgaaaaagttcGGAAGGCCTCAAAGGTAGTTATTTTGTACCGCAGATAACTTACTGATCACTTAGGAGTTTATATTTAGCAAGTTAACTACTCATTCTGTAGAACATGATACAGTAGATAAACTTTAGTAATTAAAGCACatttcaaaaagtagaaaaagaaatgtttagcaTATATGTTTTATTACTTACTGATCAATTTTCTCTATGCTCATTGCAGGCTTTGTTCTTCCTGTTAAGTGGCATACTGGTGATGACTGGAAGCATGGCCTTGATTGTTTTGGATTGGGTACACAATGCACCTGGAGGTGGTCATTAATTGGCACCACTCAAACTCAAACTCAGTGCATCTGATGCCAGTGTTGAGTAAACTCAACTACTATGAAATTTCACCTAATATTTTCAGTTTCACTTCCTTTTGAAGTGCAGATTCTTCGCTGGTTCTTCTGAGTGCAGAataagtgaacttttttttttttttttttaaaagaaacttatcTGTATGTTAGAAATGGATATGAACAACAAAACCACGAGTCTCGGGTTAAGGGAAGTGacaattttattccattccagAGAATGGACGAACTCTTAACTTTTATCAAGCCACATGCTTGGCTGTGTCATTGTTTAACTTggatattttatgattttacttGAATGTGCCTAATGGAACCATTCGATGTGAGAAATAATTCTTCTTAATTTACAGCAAAGTATTGAATAACCATTGAGAAAAACACTATTATTTTTTGTACCAAAAATACTTAAAGACCTCAGAAGcactcttttacttttaaaaaattgctttttttgaaCTTTATTCAGAAGCAGTTATCAATAAAttccataaaataatttcattggtatttaaaaatgcatattactaTAATGAAATGATTTGCCTTTTTGTAGGCATAATAAGCCAAATACTTTTttacccaaaataatttttagagaaaatgaTATAATGAAAAATTGTACCATGAATTAGGAGCGtagtttttttccatttaaacgTCACCATTACTTAAAagatgattgattgattattGCTATACCAAATCAGATGAACTCTGTTCATCACTTTTCTTCTCTGTCCCCAAACAATTTGGTTCATTCAAACTGAAATGTTTGTGTCTTCAGCTTATTAGAATGGAAGATAATGCAGATATTTCTGtgggaaataaaataactaattttGAGGTACCAAATAGTGCAATTGGGTAAGACAGGGTTTATTCAGTTGCATCTGTCTCCAGTGTTGTATTGACAGCTCTGGGTGTTTTTTTGGGCCAGCCCTTTTTTGACATTGCTTCCAGCAGTGGAAAATGGGCATTTGATGGCAATAGGCCAAAATTATTGTGTCCCGAGAGTACACTTTTTCAAAATGCTCACCTACTGGAAGTGTGAATTACTTGACAATGTATGGCTTAGTTGTGTTCATGTTTTGTCTACAGTAGAGGTCTAATCCACAGGGTACACCTATGTTTGGTATGATGTAAGTTCTCTTTGCGTAGGCCACTGGGTTTCTCATGCAGTAAGCTTTATAAAAACTCATTTGCACTGGACTGTCATCTCATTCTTGTACAACGTAGAATTACTTGTTTACATCCAACAAATGGTTAGCTAGGGAAAACAGTGCAAACTGAGTGTTAGTCGTTTTGGTCCAACTGCATGTCAACCCTTCCATTTCAATCCTGGTTAGAAGTGAAAATAATTACTTTGAAACTTGGCTTTAAGAGCACATTTATCGTACGTCACAGTGTATGGTGAATATATTATTAAGGTAATGTGGTACTTTGCTCATCAGGCATAATGTCTAAAATCTAATATACATAATTCCATTAAGTGGTTGAGGGAAGCAAATAATGGAATTGTCAATTGGTCATCTGGCTCTAAGGTTTGCCCTTGAACTAAAAATGTTGAGTTTGGGGCAAGGGCCAGAAACGTGGCAGACGTGGTTTTTGTTACACATTCTTGTATTATATGTGACTAAATTAACAAACAAGATACATGTGTAAGGACCCTTATGGAACTGGAAGACGTCTTGTAGTGCTACATTGGGTGAAACCATTGGTCCACTTTTGTCTGTTCctatgaagataaaataattggGGACCATCTACAAATAGGCAGTGGGAAGACAGATTCTACAGCACTGCTTTCATTTAATTGGGCTTTAGACACTCCATTCGAATGCAGAACCTCACCTCTAGTTGAGACCAAGAATTGGCACATTTGCATGAGCTCCTGGAATAAGTTACTGACTTTGTATCTAAGACCTGCCAGGGAATACCAACAGTTGTTTCTACAGAAGATACTGTGGCAACcaggaaggaatggaaaaaaaaaactcttttctcTGCAGCAAATTAATGTGAGGAAGCTCCTCCAATCATCTGGTTATTTGAGGTTCAAAATCAACTACCTAGGGAAAATTCCAATGCATGATTCTCTTGGAGCTATCTTGTCTGCCTTGAGGTTCCTAAACAATGAATTCCCATTAATGAGCAGTCTTCAGTATTAAAACCACTGTCTTGTCACCTCATTTTGCATTACTGTCTTCCGTGGATGTTTCAGTTATAACTGTAATGTTATTTATAGAACAACATTAATCCATTAAAGCTAAcctatttttcaatatttatgaTAATCTATGTACATATATTGTCTGTCCATATGTATTTGTAAATAGGTTGTATATAATGTCAGGTTTGGGTCTTGGGTTCAAGTGTATATATTCCTATAAGTTTCTTAACTGCATTTTGATGAATTCATATTATGTAACTATAAGAATTGTCCCAAAAGTACCTGTACAGAAAATTGAATAttgaaaaattgacaaattgtgTACAAACActaaaaaaagtgtttaaattgTATTTGCAATAAACAACATTAaattttttcatgaaatcttGGTGCAAATTCAGatctcttatttaaaatttaaataaggtataaattttcaaaatgcaGTAATCAAAATGTGATCTAGtgtaatgaaataaagtgtgatcTAGTGTAATGGAAGACCTTTGAGAACCTGGGTGTATTAACTTTGTGTATATAGTGTAAATATCCCTACTGTACTGTTAGAGGCCAACAATTCTAGTATGGCTTGTTGGCAAAGAGTGCTACACCGTTTCAATGAAACAATGTATGTTTGTTTTAACTgaactaaaataaatacatgcttaATCTTGAGTagcagtgtttttttgttgttgttgttgtttgtttttgttttttttttcaggtaatgGAATAGGCAGTGTCTAATGCAATTTGCATTGTAACTGCAGTACCTAGCACCTGCTAGGTGTCCATATGTTTGTGACGAACAAAAGAATGGTcaggaaaaaaagtttattttactttaggttcCCAGAGATTCTAAGTTTCCAAAGTGAGAAGGAATGGAAAGTTGGAGACCTGGGGGAAGATGCCAATCTTAAGGTCCCAGGCTCAGCCCTGCTGATGGAAATAAGTAGGCCAATAATGTATCAGAATCAACTGGAGAGCCTTAAAACCACAGCTTTCTAAAAGGTGCCTAAGTTCTCTGATGGCAAAGGTCCAGCTGTAGGGTAGCCCAggatatggtttttgttttacttaaggTCACtcgggtgattctgatgcacaaaCTCCAGGAGCAATGAAGTGGCCTAGAAAGAAGTTGGGATATGTTCAGCTTTGGTGAAAAAGCCACAGGAAAAGAGGAATTAATTGACAAGCTGATGTATGTAACAGCATGGTTTTACTTGAGTGACAGTGGAAGTGGGAAGGTTACTAAGATACACAGGCTAGTTTAGGTATGGCCTACTGATAAGTCTGAAAAGCTTGAGGCTTGTGAAATGAAATAACCAGAGCTGAAACAAAAAAGACCACACCTTGGGATAGCCAAGTATGCTCGATGGTAGTTCCAAAGTCAGGAAACGTCTCCAAGAAACTTAATATGCAGTTACTAATGATGGTCAAATGAGAAGGATTAAGAAAGGCAGCAGAATTTGCAACAAATCAATTGAAGAATGATTTGTGGAATTTTCATGTATTCATAGGCAAGCTCTAACTGAATACCTACCATTATGGAACTAACATGCTCATTGGAAAGAGGGTAGGGTTATGTGTCAGATGAGTTCTAACAAAATCCATACACTTTCAAATGtgctaatttttagaaaaaaatgataccaACTGGTCGTGgtggcatacctgtagtcctagctactccagaggcttagGCAATagcattacttgagcccaggagcttgagactaatctggacagcatagtgaaactctttgtctcaaacaaaacaaataaaatacaaaaaattaccgaAGTGAACCAGAATGCAAATTTATTTACAATTAGAAATATACTGggtgaagccaggcatggtgactcatgcctctaatcccagcactttaggaggccaaggagggtggattgctgaagcccaggagttagagaccagcctgggcaacatggtgaaaccccatctctacaaaataatacaaaaattagccaggtggtatgcacctgtagtccctgccacttggaagcccagggaggtcaaggatgcagtgagccgtgatcatgccattgcactctagcctgggtgacagagtgagaccctgtcaaaaaaaaaaaaaaaaaaaaaaaaaaagggagtgaaGGGAGTGAAGGAAAGCAGGgagtaaggaaggaaagaaagtgggTTGACAGGTCCACTGAATAAAAATACGGTACTCTAACCAGGGAGCTGGCTATTCCAGAGAGATTTCCATTAAGCTTAAGGAATATTGTAGgaacatttctaaataaagaacCAGAGCTGTTTGTCTTGACTTAGAAATACACCTGGATAGTTGGCTTAGTCAAATTTCTGAtaacaaaaaaatccatttaaattaatttaagcAAGAATGTCAGATGGAGAGAACTCCTTGAGATTGGGATGCCTCAgagaattaaaagataaacagctcccaaaaatcaaaaattgtctttgttttagAGACCTCAATGACAGAAGTGTGTGAAATTTCACTATAGAGCTATGTGACTAGATTCTGAGCTGCTTGTTTTCAGTTCAATTTCTCAATATAAACAAATCGGTCAATAATGGATCAAGATTCCACCCTAATCTCAAATGTAGTTAGGTGGGCAGGGTAACACAGTACCAACAGCTGCCAGGACCTACCCGAATAGTGGACAGAATAGTTTTCAGAGGAGAGGTACAGTGATCATGCACTAGAAATAGGCTAGAAAACTGGGACCAACTGTATGGTTTTAACACTGAAAGACCTGCATCCTGGAAACCCCGTTagtcccaggcaaactgggaATGCTTGGGAACCCTAGCTAAGAAGGCAACCACCAAAATGTTTAATGAAACAATCCAGAGATATcgatacatttattttctttgaatttcttttttctaggcTTCCATGCAGGACACCAACCTTCTTTTATGACTTCGCCCCAACTCAATGGTTGATTGCTTCCTCAAATCACATTTTTTCTGACTTCCCCACCACAAGAACTATAAGCTTCATAGGAACAGACATCTGTCAATCATTTCATCAATTTATCCCCaacacagccaggcacagtggccacgcctctaatcccagcactttgggaggctgaggtgggcggatcacaaggtcaggagattgagaacatcctggctaacgccgtgaaaccccatctctactaaaaatacaaaaaattagctgggtgtggtggccggcgcctgtaggcccagctacttgggaggctgaggcaggagaatggcatgaacctgggaggtggagcttgcagtgagccgagatcacaccactgcactccagcctgggcgacagagcaagactcgtctcaaaaaaaaaaaaaaaaaaaaaaaaaaaaaatgaatccccAACACTCAGAACAGTATCTAGCCAATGCTGCACAGGTACTCAatataattgttgaatgaataaatgtaccCTTGATTTCTTACAGTTTCTTATAGTACAGTGGAGGTGAGGCTCCAACTTTTAAGCAAGAATTTACTAAACGCTTgcaagataaatactgcatgtgcTATGAAATTAGACACTttgacttaaaagatataatatagcTCACTTACCTTCAACCAGAGGCTCACAACAGGAAGGCTTTCTTAGTTCACGTG
The Rhinopithecus roxellana isolate Shanxi Qingling chromosome 10, ASM756505v1, whole genome shotgun sequence DNA segment above includes these coding regions:
- the SLC38A2 gene encoding sodium-coupled neutral amino acid transporter 2 isoform X1; the protein is MTKAEMGRFNISPDEDSSSYSSNSDFNYSYPTKQAALKSHYADVDPENQNFLLESNMGKKKYETEFHPGTTSFGMSVFNLSNAIVGSGILGLSYAMANTGIALFIILLTFVSIFSLYSVHLLLKTANEGGSLLYEQLGYKAFGLVGKLAASGSITMQNIGAMSSYLFIVKYELPLVIQALMDIEDNTGLWYLNGDYLVLLVSLILILPLSLFRNLGYLGYTSGFSLLCMVFFLIVVICKKFQVPCPVEAALIINETINTTLTQPTALVPDLSHNVTENDSCRPHYFIFNSQTVYAVPILTFSFVCHPAILPIYEELKDRSRRRMMNVSKISFFAMFLMYLLAALFGYLTFYEHVESELLHTYSTILGTDILLLIVRLAVLVAVTLTVPVVIFPIRSSVTHLLCASKDFSWWRHSLITVSILAFTNLLVIFVPTIRDIFGFIGASAAAMLIFILPSAFYIKLVKKEPMKSVQKIGALFFLLSGILVMTGSMALIVLDWVHNAPGGGH
- the SLC38A2 gene encoding sodium-coupled neutral amino acid transporter 2 isoform X2, which gives rise to MKQNLILLTFVSIFSLYSVHLLLKTANEGGSLLYEQLGYKAFGLVGKLAASGSITMQNIGAMSSYLFIVKYELPLVIQALMDIEDNTGLWYLNGDYLVLLVSLILILPLSLFRNLGYLGYTSGFSLLCMVFFLIVVICKKFQVPCPVEAALIINETINTTLTQPTALVPDLSHNVTENDSCRPHYFIFNSQTVYAVPILTFSFVCHPAILPIYEELKDRSRRRMMNVSKISFFAMFLMYLLAALFGYLTFYEHVESELLHTYSTILGTDILLLIVRLAVLVAVTLTVPVVIFPIRSSVTHLLCASKDFSWWRHSLITVSILAFTNLLVIFVPTIRDIFGFIGASAAAMLIFILPSAFYIKLVKKEPMKSVQKIGALFFLLSGILVMTGSMALIVLDWVHNAPGGGH